From the Gramella sp. Hel_I_59 genome, one window contains:
- the rsmA gene encoding 16S rRNA (adenine(1518)-N(6)/adenine(1519)-N(6))-dimethyltransferase RsmA: MKNNRPPRQDSNTDVSAKKHLGQHFLTDENIARKIADTLDYSGYEKTLEIGPGMGVLTKYLLEKDTEVHVIEIDSESVEYLESHYLHLRGRIHEKDFLKHDLGSIFREEQFAVIGNFPYNISTQIVFKVLQMRDQIPEFSGMFQKEVAKRICEKEGSKAYGILSVLVQAFYEAEYLFTVPPTVFNPPPKVDSGVLRLKRKENYSLPCNEKLFFTVVKTSFNQRRKTLRNSLKSLNLPDNLREDTIFGSRPEQLGFQQFIELTQKIEPYAVSNK, encoded by the coding sequence ATGAAAAATAACAGGCCACCAAGACAAGATTCCAATACAGATGTTAGTGCAAAGAAACATCTTGGTCAGCATTTTTTGACCGATGAGAATATCGCCAGGAAAATCGCTGATACCCTGGATTATTCCGGATATGAAAAAACTTTGGAGATAGGTCCGGGCATGGGTGTGCTTACTAAGTATCTTCTTGAAAAGGATACTGAAGTTCACGTAATCGAGATCGATTCAGAAAGTGTGGAATATCTGGAAAGTCATTACCTGCATTTGCGTGGTCGTATTCATGAAAAAGACTTTTTAAAACACGACCTTGGAAGTATCTTTAGAGAGGAACAGTTCGCTGTAATTGGTAATTTCCCTTATAATATTTCAACACAGATCGTTTTCAAAGTTTTGCAAATGCGAGACCAGATTCCAGAATTTTCTGGAATGTTTCAGAAGGAAGTGGCTAAACGAATTTGCGAAAAGGAAGGAAGTAAAGCTTACGGAATTTTGAGCGTGTTGGTTCAGGCATTTTATGAAGCAGAATACCTGTTCACGGTGCCTCCAACAGTTTTTAATCCACCACCTAAAGTGGATAGCGGAGTTCTACGCTTAAAACGTAAGGAAAACTATAGTCTACCCTGTAATGAAAAGCTGTTTTTTACCGTGGTGAAAACTTCTTTTAACCAGCGTAGAAAAACACTTCGTAATTCTTTAAAAAGTCTTAATCTTCCAGATAATTTAAGGGAAGATACTATATTTGGCTCTCGACCGGAACAACTCGGTTTCCAGCAGTTTATTGAACTGACGCAAAAAATAGAGCCGTATGCAGTTTCAAATAAGTGA
- a CDS encoding VOC family protein, whose amino-acid sequence MKNRVTGLGGFFFKAKDPAATKSWYNQHLGLDTDQYGCTFWWKDKQGNDCSTQWSPMDHKTEYFQPSEKQFMMNFRVENLEELLKVLKNEGVEIVGEMETYDYGKFGWILDPEGNKIELWEPVDQVFLDQKEKDKE is encoded by the coding sequence ATGAAAAACAGGGTTACAGGTTTGGGAGGTTTCTTTTTTAAAGCAAAAGATCCTGCTGCTACAAAAAGCTGGTACAATCAGCATCTAGGTTTGGATACAGATCAATACGGCTGTACTTTCTGGTGGAAGGATAAACAGGGAAATGATTGCTCAACGCAATGGAGCCCGATGGATCATAAAACTGAATATTTTCAACCTTCTGAAAAACAATTCATGATGAATTTCAGGGTAGAGAACCTGGAAGAATTACTGAAAGTTTTAAAAAATGAAGGAGTAGAAATTGTAGGCGAAATGGAAACCTATGATTATGGTAAATTTGGCTGGATCCTGGATCCTGAAGGAAACAAGATCGAATTATGGGAGCCTGTAGACCAGGTTTTCCTCGATCAGAAAGAAAAAGATAAAGAATAA
- a CDS encoding tetratricopeptide repeat protein, with product MRCFLFMLIFLLTGSIAVAQSEQLARNFFDQGEYKKALEIYKDIYEDNPSNPIIFNGLVSSYQQLEDFKAAEDLLRERMNASANNPAILIDIGHNYELQQNLERAEQFYQEALQAGESRPNYAYSIARSFEKYSLLDYAVKAYERAMEINPAQNFNLQLARIYGEQGNTEKMFSNYLDLIEDDTKFYSLANREFSRYITDDPATEANINFRKLLLKRSQEDPRLLYNQMLSWLFVQQQQYDKAFTQERAIYKRGEKNLQGILNLALLAREAKQFEEAQEILTYAIEESPSPAFNLQARHLLLKLRTETVTSAGLDDLESAFEQLIGEYGVNNETLELQIDLANFKAFRSDKKEAAIALLDNAQELQLSNFEKAKVKMALADILVMQEKFNQALIYYSQVQNLVKNDVMAQDARFKVAKTSYYKGDFEWAKTQLDILKKSTSQLIANDAMELSLLINDNSQEDSTQTALKKYARADLLAFQKRNSEAISMLDTILKIHKGESIEDEALYTQARLFEEQASYDKAENNYLQIIQSYGDDILADNAHYYLAELYVNKLEHPEKAKTLYEQIIFNFANSIYFTDARKKYRQLRGDILE from the coding sequence ATGCGCTGTTTTTTATTTATGCTGATTTTCCTGCTCACCGGCTCTATAGCGGTGGCACAATCTGAGCAGCTTGCCAGGAATTTTTTCGATCAGGGAGAATACAAAAAAGCACTTGAGATCTATAAGGATATCTACGAGGATAATCCTTCCAATCCAATCATTTTTAACGGTCTTGTAAGTTCATATCAACAACTGGAAGATTTCAAAGCTGCGGAAGATCTTTTGCGAGAGCGTATGAATGCTTCGGCAAATAATCCAGCCATTCTTATTGATATTGGTCATAACTATGAACTTCAGCAAAACCTGGAACGAGCAGAACAGTTTTACCAGGAAGCTTTGCAGGCGGGTGAATCGCGACCCAATTATGCTTACTCGATTGCCCGAAGTTTTGAGAAATACAGTTTGCTCGACTATGCGGTTAAGGCATATGAACGTGCAATGGAGATCAATCCCGCTCAGAATTTTAATTTGCAACTCGCAAGGATCTACGGGGAACAGGGGAATACAGAAAAGATGTTCTCTAATTATCTCGATCTTATAGAAGATGATACAAAATTCTATAGCCTGGCAAATCGTGAGTTTAGTCGTTATATCACTGATGATCCAGCTACGGAAGCAAATATCAACTTTAGAAAATTACTACTGAAAAGGTCACAGGAAGATCCAAGATTATTATATAATCAAATGCTAAGCTGGCTTTTTGTACAGCAGCAGCAATACGACAAAGCTTTTACACAGGAACGCGCAATTTATAAAAGAGGAGAAAAGAACTTACAGGGAATCCTCAATCTTGCACTGCTGGCACGGGAAGCGAAGCAATTTGAGGAAGCACAGGAAATCCTGACCTATGCAATCGAAGAATCACCTTCACCGGCTTTCAATTTACAGGCCAGACATCTATTGCTAAAACTCAGAACCGAAACGGTAACTTCAGCAGGTTTAGATGACCTTGAGTCGGCATTTGAGCAATTGATCGGAGAATACGGAGTAAATAATGAAACGCTGGAACTTCAGATCGATCTGGCAAACTTTAAAGCTTTCCGAAGCGATAAAAAAGAAGCAGCAATCGCTTTACTTGATAACGCTCAGGAACTACAATTATCAAATTTTGAAAAAGCCAAAGTCAAAATGGCGCTGGCAGATATCCTGGTGATGCAGGAAAAGTTTAACCAGGCTTTGATCTACTATTCACAGGTGCAAAACCTGGTGAAAAACGATGTCATGGCGCAGGATGCAAGATTCAAGGTTGCTAAGACAAGTTATTATAAAGGTGATTTTGAATGGGCGAAAACTCAGCTTGATATTCTTAAAAAATCTACCTCGCAATTGATCGCGAATGATGCCATGGAACTGAGCTTGCTTATTAATGACAATAGCCAGGAAGATAGTACACAAACTGCACTTAAAAAGTATGCCAGGGCAGACCTGCTGGCATTTCAGAAGCGAAATTCAGAAGCTATCTCCATGTTGGATACGATCCTGAAAATACATAAGGGTGAAAGTATAGAGGATGAGGCTTTGTATACACAGGCAAGGCTTTTCGAGGAGCAAGCAAGTTATGATAAGGCAGAGAATAATTATTTGCAGATTATCCAGTCTTATGGTGATGATATCCTGGCAGATAACGCCCATTACTATCTTGCCGAGCTTTACGTAAACAAGCTGGAACATCCAGAGAAGGCAAAGACTCTTTACGAGCAAATTATCTTTAACTTTGCCAATAGTATTTATTTCACAGATGCCCGTAAAAAGTACCGGCAACTTCGTGGAGATATACTGGAATAA
- a CDS encoding lysophospholipid acyltransferase family protein, translating into MGIVSAREVAKVMNLRKFGFLGDSIGWLILKTTKLSRINREYDKRKNLNGIEFIDSILNEFEIDYDIPEKDLKRIPKDGSFITVSNHPLGGIDGMILMKLVLEKRPDYKVIANFLLHRLDPLKPYILPVNPFEDHKDAKSSLGGMKRSIAHLKAGNALGIFPAGEVSTSKDKHLIVDKPWEPSAMKLIQKSKVPVLPIYFHAKNSVFFYRLASMSDVLRTAKLPSEMLSQKRRKIKVRIGHPISVEDQKEHTNLEAYTAFLRRKTYMLANVFEKKNLLSKLPRTLKIPRSPKDVAEETNSELMSLEVENCRRMDKRLLQSKNYEVFLAKREVIPNILNEIGRLREITFREVGEGTNKSVDLDKFDDHYHHLFLWDREAEKIAGAYRMGMGNEIFAAHGIDGFYLQDLFGFEPELYKMMSESIEMGRAFIIKEYQLKPMPLFLLWKGIVHCTLRFPEHKYLIGGVTISDKFSNFSKSLMIEFMKSNYYDPYVAQYVHPKKEFKVKLVDADKDLVFDESEADLNKFDRIIDELEPENLRLPVLIKKYIKQNAKVVAFNVDPLFNDAVDGLMYIRIADLPESTVKPVMEEFQKELEERAAATAKDK; encoded by the coding sequence ATGGGAATTGTAAGTGCAAGAGAAGTAGCCAAAGTGATGAATCTTCGCAAATTTGGTTTTCTTGGTGACAGCATAGGCTGGTTGATCCTTAAAACCACGAAACTTTCCCGTATTAATCGTGAATACGATAAACGCAAAAACCTTAACGGAATTGAGTTTATAGACTCTATTCTGAATGAATTTGAGATCGATTATGATATTCCGGAAAAAGACCTGAAAAGGATTCCAAAAGATGGTTCTTTTATCACTGTTTCTAATCATCCTCTGGGAGGGATTGATGGAATGATCCTGATGAAGCTGGTTCTGGAAAAAAGACCCGATTATAAGGTTATTGCGAATTTTCTTTTGCACCGTCTCGATCCACTCAAACCATACATCCTGCCGGTAAATCCTTTCGAAGACCATAAGGATGCCAAGTCCAGTCTGGGAGGAATGAAAAGATCGATCGCACATCTCAAAGCCGGGAACGCGCTGGGAATTTTTCCTGCCGGGGAAGTTTCAACAAGCAAGGACAAGCATTTGATCGTGGATAAACCCTGGGAACCTTCAGCCATGAAACTTATTCAAAAATCAAAAGTGCCGGTGCTTCCTATCTATTTCCATGCTAAGAACAGCGTATTTTTCTATCGCCTGGCTAGTATGAGTGATGTGCTGCGTACAGCAAAGTTACCTAGTGAGATGCTTTCACAGAAGCGTAGAAAAATAAAGGTTCGAATAGGTCATCCAATTTCAGTAGAAGATCAGAAAGAACATACGAATCTGGAAGCGTATACCGCATTTTTACGACGGAAAACATATATGCTTGCCAATGTTTTTGAAAAGAAAAATTTACTGTCCAAACTTCCCAGAACACTAAAAATCCCCAGATCTCCGAAAGATGTTGCTGAAGAAACCAATTCAGAATTAATGAGTCTTGAAGTGGAGAATTGCAGGAGAATGGATAAACGGCTGCTGCAAAGTAAAAATTACGAGGTGTTTCTTGCCAAACGTGAAGTGATCCCAAACATCCTGAATGAAATTGGCAGATTAAGAGAGATCACTTTTCGTGAGGTAGGAGAAGGCACCAATAAAAGTGTGGACCTAGACAAATTCGATGATCATTATCATCATTTGTTCCTATGGGATCGTGAAGCTGAAAAGATCGCCGGCGCCTACAGAATGGGAATGGGAAATGAGATTTTCGCAGCGCATGGAATTGATGGTTTCTACCTGCAGGACCTGTTTGGTTTTGAACCAGAACTTTATAAAATGATGAGCGAGAGCATCGAAATGGGTCGTGCGTTTATCATTAAAGAATACCAGCTAAAGCCAATGCCTTTGTTCTTATTATGGAAAGGAATTGTGCATTGCACCTTACGATTTCCGGAGCATAAGTATCTGATTGGCGGAGTCACCATAAGTGACAAATTCAGTAATTTTTCAAAATCTCTCATGATCGAATTCATGAAATCCAATTATTACGATCCCTATGTTGCCCAGTATGTTCACCCAAAGAAAGAATTTAAAGTAAAACTTGTCGATGCCGATAAAGATCTTGTCTTTGATGAAAGTGAAGCTGACCTTAACAAATTTGACCGCATCATAGATGAGCTGGAACCTGAAAATCTAAGACTTCCGGTGCTTATAAAAAAATATATCAAGCAAAATGCCAAGGTGGTTGCGTTTAACGTAGACCCATTGTTCAATGATGCGGTAGACGGACTCATGTATATAAGGATTGCTGATCTACCGGAGAGCACAGTCAAACCGGTGATGGAAGAGTTTCAAAAAGAACTTGAAGAGCGGGCGGCGGCAACTGCAAAAGATAAATAA
- a CDS encoding SDR family oxidoreductase, translated as MENILIAGATGATGKRVIEILNNSESFNPLALIRKEEQRQQFEDMDVEAVMGDLEGDVSHTMKGIDKVIFAAGSGGGTSEEKTIAVDQEGAKKLIDAAKNSNVQKFVMLSAMAADEPSKNEDLKHYLEAKKEADDYLRASGLNYTIVRPGALTDDLGLAKVEVAEGSLGKRGEISRDDVAFLLVMSLADPLVKNMTFEAIEGQQSIKEALLDLTTKA; from the coding sequence ATGGAAAATATATTAATAGCCGGTGCAACCGGTGCAACAGGAAAAAGAGTAATCGAAATCCTGAACAATTCTGAAAGTTTTAATCCGCTGGCACTTATTCGAAAAGAAGAACAAAGACAGCAATTTGAAGATATGGATGTAGAAGCTGTGATGGGAGATCTTGAAGGAGATGTAAGTCACACCATGAAAGGAATTGATAAAGTGATCTTCGCCGCAGGATCTGGTGGAGGAACCAGTGAGGAAAAAACTATTGCTGTAGACCAGGAAGGTGCTAAAAAACTTATTGATGCAGCGAAAAATTCCAATGTTCAGAAATTTGTAATGTTGAGCGCAATGGCAGCAGATGAGCCATCAAAAAATGAAGATCTTAAGCATTATCTTGAAGCGAAAAAAGAAGCTGACGACTATCTTCGCGCAAGTGGATTGAATTATACAATCGTTAGACCAGGTGCGTTGACCGATGATCTTGGCCTTGCTAAAGTTGAAGTTGCAGAAGGTTCACTTGGAAAACGAGGAGAGATCTCCAGAGATGATGTAGCATTTTTACTGGTAATGTCACTGGCAGATCCATTAGTTAAGAATATGACTTTTGAGGCAATTGAAGGTCAACAATCTATAAAAGAAGCTTTATTAGATCTTACCACTAAAGCTTAA
- a CDS encoding DUF4286 family protein produces the protein MMIYNVTLNVQEEIHDQWMEWMKKEHIPDMLKTGKFSKALMTKVMVQEPMGGITYSVQYTTESKEMLERYYNEDATKMRASSKAFEGKFVAFRTELEIIGEYTSQE, from the coding sequence ATGATGATTTATAATGTTACCCTGAACGTACAGGAAGAGATCCACGACCAATGGATGGAGTGGATGAAAAAAGAACATATCCCAGATATGTTGAAAACCGGAAAGTTCAGCAAAGCTTTGATGACCAAAGTGATGGTTCAGGAACCAATGGGCGGCATTACCTATTCAGTACAATATACTACGGAAAGCAAGGAAATGCTGGAGCGATATTATAATGAAGATGCCACTAAAATGCGAGCAAGTTCCAAAGCTTTCGAAGGTAAATTCGTTGCTTTTAGAACCGAACTTGAAATAATTGGAGAATATACTTCCCAGGAATAA
- a CDS encoding aspartate kinase gives MKVFKFGGASVKDAEGVRNLLKVLEVTGTAEKLIVISAMGKTTNALEFVVQEYLQNSRVSSTLEEVKTYHLEIMQELFPDTRAKVFTKIQRLFTELENFLEHNKSIQYDFVYDQVVSFGELLSTTIVSEYLNAQQIPSQWLDARQFIKTDSTNREAQVNWSKTQDLVLSHIDTSRLNITQGFIASDANNFTTTLGREGSDYSAAILAYCLNAENVTIWKDVPGVLNADPRHFTETHLLNQISYEEAIELAFYGASVIHPKTLQPLQRKEIPLYVRSFINPAEEGTAVSKGRTIFPEVPCFIVKKNQVLISLSSLDFSFMVEENISEIFRLFHKYQMKVDLIQNSAISFKVCVDNKFNQLEKLIQHLKARFKVDYKTGVSLYTIRHFNAEAIASLEKDKTVLLKQLTQNTVQLVAED, from the coding sequence ATCAAAGTATTTAAGTTTGGTGGTGCTTCAGTAAAAGATGCTGAGGGCGTACGTAATCTTTTGAAGGTTCTTGAAGTTACTGGAACTGCAGAAAAACTGATCGTAATTTCTGCGATGGGTAAAACAACGAATGCTTTAGAGTTTGTTGTACAGGAATACCTGCAAAATTCCAGAGTTTCAAGTACCCTGGAAGAGGTGAAAACCTATCATCTGGAGATCATGCAGGAGCTTTTTCCAGATACAAGAGCAAAGGTTTTTACTAAAATTCAAAGGCTTTTTACCGAACTTGAAAACTTTTTAGAACATAATAAATCAATACAATACGATTTCGTTTATGATCAAGTGGTGAGCTTTGGTGAATTGCTTTCTACCACTATTGTTAGCGAGTACCTTAATGCTCAACAGATTCCATCACAATGGCTTGATGCCCGACAATTTATTAAAACCGATAGTACTAATCGGGAAGCTCAGGTAAACTGGAGTAAAACTCAGGACCTCGTACTCAGCCATATCGATACGTCAAGGCTAAATATCACTCAGGGTTTTATTGCTTCAGATGCGAACAATTTCACGACGACATTAGGTCGGGAAGGATCAGATTATTCAGCTGCGATCCTGGCCTATTGCCTTAACGCTGAAAATGTGACGATCTGGAAAGATGTGCCTGGAGTTCTGAATGCAGATCCGCGGCACTTCACTGAAACTCATTTACTCAACCAGATCTCCTATGAAGAGGCTATAGAACTTGCGTTTTATGGTGCTTCAGTGATACACCCAAAAACATTACAGCCATTACAAAGAAAGGAAATACCGCTTTATGTTCGCTCTTTTATTAATCCTGCGGAAGAAGGTACTGCTGTAAGTAAAGGCAGGACTATTTTTCCTGAAGTACCCTGCTTTATCGTAAAGAAAAATCAGGTATTGATCTCATTGTCTTCCCTGGATTTCAGCTTTATGGTGGAAGAGAATATTTCTGAAATATTCCGGCTTTTCCATAAATATCAGATGAAGGTGGATCTTATTCAAAATTCGGCTATTAGTTTCAAGGTTTGCGTAGATAATAAATTCAACCAGCTTGAAAAACTTATCCAGCATCTCAAGGCTCGGTTCAAAGTGGATTACAAGACAGGTGTTTCTCTTTATACTATCAGGCATTTCAATGCTGAAGCGATCGCTAGCCTGGAAAAGGATAAAACCGTACTTTTAAAACAATTGACTCAAAACACCGTTCAACTGGTAGCTGAAGATTGA
- a CDS encoding 2-hydroxyacid dehydrogenase: MIILHADTNHPILMKKLAEAGHHNVEGFEQSREETLQNQHLYDGIVIRSRYKIDKEFIDAAPNLKFIARVGAGLESIDVEYAQERGIKLFSAPEGNANAVGEHALGMLLSLFNRLNKADREVREGLWHREENRGVELDGKTVGLIGYGNMGKSFAKKLRGFDVDVIFYDLKEGIADENARQVSYDEFFEKADVVSLHTPLTEKTYQMINKEFIANFKKPIWFINTARGKSAVTEDLVDALKEGKILGAGLDVLEYEKSSFESLFGNKKNVSISAADPIPEALRELMFMPHTLLSPHVAGWTRESHEKLATVIADKIIESFDAGKK, translated from the coding sequence ATGATCATCCTACACGCAGATACCAATCACCCAATATTGATGAAAAAACTGGCAGAAGCTGGTCATCATAATGTGGAAGGCTTCGAACAAAGCCGGGAAGAAACCCTGCAGAATCAACATCTATACGATGGTATCGTCATAAGAAGCAGGTATAAGATCGATAAAGAATTTATTGATGCTGCGCCAAATTTGAAGTTTATCGCCCGGGTTGGCGCCGGACTCGAAAGCATTGATGTGGAATATGCTCAGGAACGCGGAATCAAACTATTTTCTGCGCCGGAAGGAAATGCAAATGCTGTTGGAGAACATGCCCTTGGAATGCTGCTATCCCTGTTTAACCGACTAAACAAGGCAGATCGTGAGGTTCGTGAAGGATTATGGCATCGTGAAGAAAACCGTGGCGTGGAACTGGACGGGAAAACTGTTGGTTTGATTGGCTACGGAAATATGGGGAAGAGTTTTGCGAAAAAGCTTAGAGGTTTTGATGTTGATGTTATCTTTTATGATCTGAAGGAGGGAATTGCAGATGAGAATGCAAGACAAGTTTCCTACGATGAATTTTTCGAAAAGGCTGATGTCGTGAGTTTGCATACTCCATTAACAGAAAAGACCTATCAAATGATAAATAAGGAATTTATTGCTAACTTTAAGAAACCTATCTGGTTCATCAATACTGCGAGAGGAAAAAGTGCGGTGACAGAAGATCTTGTTGACGCACTAAAAGAGGGAAAAATTCTTGGAGCAGGACTGGATGTACTGGAATATGAAAAATCCAGTTTTGAAAGTCTTTTTGGGAATAAGAAGAATGTTAGCATAAGCGCGGCAGATCCTATTCCGGAAGCTTTAAGAGAGCTAATGTTTATGCCGCATACACTATTGAGTCCGCATGTTGCAGGATGGACCAGAGAATCTCATGAAAAACTGGCCACAGTGATTGCAGATAAGATCATAGAGAGCTTTGATGCTGGGAAGAAATAG
- the mgtE gene encoding magnesium transporter, protein MQFQISEELIDKIQYLIEQGNDEELLLHLEDVHHADIAEILTEINLEEATYIVRLLNSEKTAEALMELEENVRERILENLSPSEIASELNEMDTDDAADIISELSPELQQNVIAEIEDEEHADHIVELLRYDEDSAGGLMAKELVKVNENWSVTGCMAEMRKQAENVTRVHSIYVVDSKNKLKGRLSLKDLLTASSSANISDVYIPQVDYVNVHTEGDEVARIMQKYDLEAIPVVDEMNRLVGRITVDDILDFVREEAEKDYQMAAGISEDVEADDNIFKQTRARLPWLMIGMFGGLGAASIISGFETILTTYPNLLVFVPLIQATAGNVGVQSSAIIVQGLANDSLRGNILSRLLKEFGLALINGTSIAIIVFAISSYFFGTTIRESISIGVALISVIVLAALIGTFIPIILNKNNIDPAVATGPFITTSNDVFGILTYFLIAKAILGF, encoded by the coding sequence ATGCAGTTTCAAATAAGTGAAGAATTAATTGACAAAATTCAGTACCTCATCGAACAAGGAAACGATGAGGAATTGTTGTTGCACCTTGAAGACGTGCATCACGCTGATATTGCTGAAATTCTTACCGAAATAAACCTGGAAGAAGCGACTTATATTGTAAGGCTTCTAAATAGTGAGAAAACTGCTGAAGCTCTTATGGAGCTTGAAGAGAATGTTCGGGAACGCATTCTTGAAAATCTTTCTCCAAGCGAGATCGCCTCCGAGCTGAACGAAATGGATACCGATGATGCGGCAGATATTATTTCTGAACTGTCACCGGAACTTCAGCAAAATGTAATCGCTGAGATCGAAGATGAGGAGCATGCAGATCATATCGTGGAACTGCTTCGTTATGACGAAGATTCTGCCGGTGGTCTAATGGCAAAGGAGCTCGTTAAGGTAAATGAGAACTGGAGTGTTACCGGCTGTATGGCCGAGATGCGCAAACAGGCTGAGAACGTTACCCGAGTTCATTCAATTTACGTGGTCGATTCCAAGAATAAATTAAAGGGAAGACTTTCCCTCAAAGATCTGCTAACTGCTTCCAGCAGTGCCAATATCAGCGATGTTTATATTCCGCAGGTGGACTATGTAAATGTGCACACTGAGGGTGATGAGGTAGCGAGGATTATGCAAAAATATGACCTTGAAGCGATTCCTGTAGTTGATGAAATGAATCGCCTCGTAGGAAGAATTACCGTTGATGATATTCTTGATTTTGTAAGAGAAGAAGCTGAAAAGGATTACCAGATGGCTGCAGGTATCTCTGAAGATGTGGAGGCCGATGATAATATTTTCAAGCAAACAAGGGCTAGATTACCCTGGCTAATGATCGGGATGTTTGGTGGTCTTGGAGCTGCCAGTATAATTTCCGGTTTTGAAACCATACTAACTACCTATCCAAACTTACTGGTGTTTGTGCCGCTTATCCAGGCAACTGCCGGGAACGTTGGAGTACAATCCAGCGCCATCATCGTACAGGGACTCGCGAATGACAGTTTGAGAGGGAACATTCTGTCCAGATTATTAAAGGAATTTGGCCTGGCACTTATAAATGGAACTTCCATAGCCATTATTGTTTTTGCTATTAGCTCCTATTTCTTCGGAACCACCATTCGCGAATCGATCAGTATTGGGGTGGCTTTGATCTCTGTGATCGTATTAGCCGCACTTATTGGTACTTTTATTCCTATTATTCTGAATAAAAATAATATTGATCCTGCTGTTGCTACCGGACCTTTTATCACTACAAGTAACGATGTTTTTGGTATCCTTACTTACTTTCTTATCGCCAAGGCGATCCTAGGTTTCTAG
- a CDS encoding GNAT family N-acetyltransferase, translating to MEYTIREARREDMRDVLELIKELAAHENHLDDVEVDVAALEKEGFEHENFKCFVADVSGKIEGMALVYFRFSTWKGRTVHLEDLIVRESMRGTGLGGALYQQVVKYGHEHGVKRIEWVVSEGNRNAIEFYENTGAQIKESWKTVHMEESGIHKNVKK from the coding sequence ATGGAATATACAATTAGAGAGGCCAGACGTGAAGACATGCGGGATGTTCTGGAACTTATAAAAGAACTTGCCGCACATGAAAACCATCTCGATGATGTAGAGGTAGATGTTGCCGCACTGGAAAAAGAAGGTTTTGAACATGAAAACTTTAAATGTTTTGTAGCCGATGTTTCCGGAAAGATCGAAGGAATGGCGTTGGTATACTTCAGGTTTTCTACCTGGAAAGGAAGAACCGTACACCTTGAAGATCTTATCGTTCGTGAAAGTATGCGTGGAACAGGTCTTGGCGGAGCTTTATACCAGCAAGTTGTGAAATATGGTCATGAACATGGCGTTAAACGTATAGAATGGGTCGTTTCAGAAGGAAATAGAAATGCGATCGAATTTTACGAAAATACGGGTGCGCAGATAAAGGAGAGCTGGAAGACCGTGCATATGGAAGAAAGTGGCATCCATAAAAATGTGAAAAAATAG